One Gemmatimonadota bacterium DNA segment encodes these proteins:
- a CDS encoding sugar phosphate isomerase/epimerase: MSVGVCAYSFNTGYDAFQLMDMAVEHGLVGVEFPAEDCLPDLSPASLERARARAEESGLFVVADGGQVEGEMLRRLIPAAAALGAPTLRVVMSGVLGGDRRPLSGRWSAHLAGCRDILCEALPLAEEHGVVISVENHSDATSHDMRWLCEELNSAYIGITLDVGNVLAVCEEPFGYTERLLPYLRHVHLKDYTIHPSDEGYRIARCSLGSGVVDYPGLLSLIDGYRGQRGQPGSEGAQDRLAQHDQRGPADQSGPAPQHGPAGEITKTIELGAIYARHVRMLMEDYWAEYPDRDVRDMLPFLRLYWSHVRPGGEDWRTPREKDESIEALKAYETREFEESVAYLKEIGAVRTDSGTS, encoded by the coding sequence ATGTCAGTAGGGGTTTGCGCATACTCGTTCAACACGGGATATGACGCCTTTCAACTCATGGACATGGCCGTCGAACACGGCCTCGTCGGTGTAGAGTTTCCAGCCGAGGACTGCCTGCCCGATCTGTCCCCGGCCTCGCTGGAGCGAGCCCGTGCCCGTGCCGAGGAAAGCGGGCTGTTCGTCGTGGCGGACGGCGGCCAGGTCGAGGGCGAAATGTTGCGGCGTCTGATTCCCGCGGCCGCGGCCCTCGGCGCCCCTACGTTGCGCGTGGTCATGAGCGGCGTGCTCGGCGGCGACCGCCGGCCGCTGTCGGGCCGGTGGAGCGCCCATCTCGCCGGGTGCCGTGATATCCTGTGCGAGGCGTTGCCCCTGGCAGAAGAACACGGGGTCGTCATCTCGGTGGAGAATCATTCAGACGCCACGTCCCACGACATGCGCTGGCTCTGCGAAGAACTGAACAGCGCGTACATCGGCATCACGCTCGATGTGGGCAACGTGCTGGCAGTCTGCGAGGAACCCTTCGGATACACCGAACGCCTCCTTCCGTATCTGCGGCATGTCCACCTAAAGGACTATACGATTCATCCCTCCGACGAGGGATACCGCATCGCGCGGTGTTCGCTGGGCAGCGGCGTGGTCGACTACCCCGGCCTGCTTTCCCTGATCGACGGATACCGGGGCCAGCGTGGCCAGCCTGGATCGGAGGGCGCGCAAGATCGGCTAGCTCAGCACGACCAGCGCGGCCCGGCGGATCAATCCGGCCCGGCGCCCCAGCACGGCCCGGCGGGCGAGATCACGAAAACCATCGAGCTGGGCGCCATCTACGCCCGGCATGTGCGCATGCTCATGGAAGACTACTGGGCGGAATACCCGGATCGCGACGTCAGGGACATGCTGCCGTTTCTGCGGCTGTACTGGTCCCACGTCCGCCCCGGCGGGGAAGACTGGCGCACGCCCAGGGAGAAGGACGAATCCATCGAGGCCCTGAAGGCGTACGAGACGCGGGAGTTCGAAGAAAGCGTCGCCTATCTGAAGGAAATCGGAGCCGTCCGGACAGACTCCGGCACATCCTGA